From the Deinococcus sp. Leaf326 genome, one window contains:
- a CDS encoding ferredoxin, protein MPPRYFPTRGHLLLCQGPNCQARGARLLHTALWNALEKGALAYYKTGGTVRLTESGCLGACAAGPTLCVYRERGGALEQGWYGAVDFTLARRVAQAVQDETDLPGEGRYGPDQ, encoded by the coding sequence ATGCCCCCCCGTTACTTCCCCACGCGCGGCCACCTGCTGCTCTGCCAGGGCCCGAACTGCCAAGCCCGGGGCGCTCGGCTACTGCACACGGCGCTGTGGAATGCGCTGGAAAAAGGCGCCCTGGCCTACTACAAAACGGGCGGCACGGTGCGCCTCACCGAAAGCGGCTGTCTGGGGGCCTGCGCCGCCGGCCCCACCCTGTGCGTGTACCGCGAGCGCGGCGGCGCGCTCGAGCAGGGCTGGTACGGCGCCGTGGACTTCACGCTCGCGCGCCGGGTGGCCCAGGCCGTGCAGGACGAGACCGACCTGCCCGGCGAAGGGCGCTACGGCCCGGACCAGTAG
- a CDS encoding ABC transporter ATP-binding protein encodes MTEAPAPGAPTLEARGLHVRAGQFPAVRGADLTFRAGEFAAVIGPNGAGKSTLLRALLGLSRPEAGEVRLAGRPLGAWSRAERSRRLAYLAQGEALPGGARVRDVVALGRGAGDWKWGLIPTSPWTGADEAAVEAALERTDTRRFAARRVSELSGGEAQRVALARALAAEPQFLLLDEPTNHLDLAYALEVVRAVQREAARGLGVVAVLHDLNLAARADRLALLHAGQVLVTGVPRDVLTPEHVEAAYGVRVQVLPGAGRLLVVPED; translated from the coding sequence ATGACTGAGGCGCCTGCCCCAGGGGCCCCTACCCTGGAGGCGCGCGGCCTGCACGTCCGGGCCGGGCAGTTCCCGGCGGTGCGCGGCGCCGACCTGACCTTCCGGGCGGGCGAGTTCGCGGCCGTCATCGGCCCCAACGGCGCGGGCAAGAGCACCCTGCTGCGCGCGCTGCTGGGCCTGAGCCGTCCCGAGGCGGGCGAGGTGCGCCTCGCCGGGAGGCCTCTGGGGGCCTGGAGCCGCGCCGAGCGGTCGCGCCGGCTGGCGTATCTGGCCCAGGGCGAGGCGCTGCCCGGCGGCGCGCGGGTGCGGGATGTGGTGGCCCTAGGGCGCGGCGCGGGCGACTGGAAGTGGGGTCTGATTCCCACCTCGCCCTGGACCGGGGCCGACGAGGCGGCGGTGGAAGCTGCACTGGAACGCACCGATACGCGGAGGTTCGCGGCACGCCGGGTTTCCGAGCTCTCAGGCGGCGAGGCGCAGCGGGTGGCGCTGGCCCGCGCGCTGGCCGCCGAACCCCAGTTTCTGCTGCTCGACGAACCCACCAACCACCTCGACCTCGCCTATGCCCTCGAGGTCGTGCGGGCCGTGCAGCGCGAGGCGGCGCGTGGCCTGGGCGTGGTCGCCGTGCTGCACGACCTGAACCTCGCCGCCCGCGCCGACCGCCTGGCCCTGCTGCACGCCGGGCAGGTGCTCGTCACCGGGGTGCCCAGGGACGTCCTGACCCCCGAACACGTCGAGGCGGCCTACGGCGTGCGCGTCCAAGTCCTGCCGGGTGCCGGCCGCCTGCTGGTGGTGCCGGAGGACTAG
- a CDS encoding iron ABC transporter permease: protein MSAALPEPPAPARRPWTRAAQVAGLLALLLVAVVLGTGIGSVVISPGEVLAALWRGLSGQPLIGDDVIVWQLRLPRVVMAVLVGAGLSVCGAAFQGVFRNPLADPYLLGAASGSALGATVAIVGGWARGLIPVAALVTALGAVSLTLALAREGRRFAPTRLILSGVVVGSVASAGTTALILRGEDRARQVLAYTLGDLGFSSWRDVLTVLPYVGLGAGALMLLARALDTLQLGDLTARSLGVPVERLRLLVVVAASLATAGAVAYVGIIGFVGLIVPHVARLVFGPGHRALLPFSALLGGALLVLADLLARTTPLSQVGIVTTLLGGPFFLWLLRRGRHD from the coding sequence ATGAGCGCCGCCCTCCCCGAACCGCCCGCCCCCGCCCGCCGTCCCTGGACCCGCGCCGCGCAGGTCGCGGGGCTGCTGGCGCTGTTGCTGGTCGCCGTCGTGCTGGGCACCGGCATTGGCAGCGTGGTCATCTCGCCGGGCGAGGTGCTCGCGGCCCTGTGGCGCGGCCTGAGTGGACAACCCCTGATCGGCGACGACGTGATCGTGTGGCAGTTGCGGCTGCCGCGGGTCGTCATGGCCGTGCTCGTGGGCGCGGGCCTGAGCGTGTGCGGCGCCGCCTTTCAGGGCGTGTTCCGCAACCCGCTGGCCGATCCGTACCTGCTCGGCGCGGCGAGCGGCTCGGCGCTGGGGGCCACGGTCGCCATCGTCGGGGGCTGGGCGCGCGGCCTCATCCCGGTCGCGGCGCTCGTCACGGCGCTGGGCGCGGTCAGCCTGACGCTGGCGCTGGCGCGTGAGGGCCGCCGGTTCGCGCCCACCCGCCTGATCCTCTCGGGCGTGGTGGTGGGCAGCGTGGCGAGCGCGGGCACGACCGCCCTGATCCTGCGCGGCGAGGACCGCGCCCGGCAGGTGCTGGCCTACACCCTGGGCGATCTGGGTTTCAGCAGCTGGCGCGACGTGCTGACCGTGCTGCCCTACGTGGGCCTGGGGGCAGGCGCGCTGATGCTGCTGGCCCGCGCCCTGGACACGCTGCAACTGGGCGACCTTACGGCCCGCAGCCTGGGCGTGCCGGTCGAGCGGCTGCGGCTGCTCGTCGTGGTGGCGGCCAGCCTCGCCACGGCGGGCGCGGTCGCGTACGTGGGGATCATCGGCTTCGTGGGTCTCATCGTGCCGCATGTCGCGCGCCTGGTCTTCGGGCCGGGGCACCGCGCGCTGCTGCCCTTCTCGGCGCTGCTGGGCGGGGCGCTGCTCGTGCTGGCCGACCTGCTGGCACGCACCACGCCGCTCTCGCAGGTGGGTATCGTGACCACCCTGCTGGGCGGGCCGTTTTTCCTGTGGCTGCTGCGCCGGGGGCGGCATGACTGA
- a CDS encoding 1-acyl-sn-glycerol-3-phosphate acyltransferase, whose translation MNDAAPSPADAGAGTTPAPAESRSAAPPTRPPPADPGDVPGVVPVVYHLVLAVTHLPVYLRGMRVEVHGREHVPAPGTPLVVAAKHVSGLDPFLVARALPPGRFLQFMAKKELFGPVIGPIISAGGSFPVDRETNDVGAIRNSLRILAQGGTVGIFPEGTRGGQELHGGVALIAAKARAPILPVGLCREGRRWVVRFGEPLPARGGIKAVTAALGEELDRLSLPRH comes from the coding sequence ATGAACGACGCGGCCCCTTCTCCGGCGGACGCCGGCGCCGGCACCACGCCTGCCCCGGCCGAGTCCCGCTCCGCAGCGCCCCCCACCCGCCCACCCCCCGCCGACCCCGGCGACGTGCCGGGTGTGGTGCCGGTGGTGTACCACCTGGTCCTGGCCGTCACGCACCTGCCGGTGTACCTGCGCGGCATGCGGGTCGAGGTCCACGGCCGCGAACACGTCCCCGCGCCGGGCACTCCCCTGGTGGTGGCGGCCAAACATGTCAGCGGCTTGGACCCCTTCCTGGTGGCGCGCGCGCTGCCGCCGGGGCGATTTCTGCAGTTCATGGCGAAAAAGGAACTGTTCGGCCCGGTCATCGGCCCGATCATCTCGGCGGGCGGCAGCTTTCCCGTGGACCGCGAGACGAACGACGTGGGCGCCATCCGCAACAGCCTGCGCATCCTGGCGCAGGGCGGCACCGTGGGCATCTTCCCGGAGGGCACGCGCGGCGGCCAGGAACTGCACGGCGGCGTGGCCCTCATCGCCGCCAAGGCGCGCGCGCCGATCCTGCCGGTGGGTCTGTGCCGCGAGGGTCGGCGCTGGGTGGTGCGGTTCGGCGAGCCTCTGCCGGCACGCGGGGGGATCAAGGCCGTCACGGCGGCGCTGGGCGAAGAACTCGACCGGCTCTCGCTCCCGCGGCACTGA
- the xseB gene encoding exodeoxyribonuclease VII small subunit, producing the protein MSPNDPSLSYREAYARLSRIAAELEGGEADLDRVLPLLEEAREAYAACQSRIGAVRAALSGGWDPARAADDPSAAGDSSDPDEDSGED; encoded by the coding sequence GTGTCTCCGAACGACCCGTCCCTGAGCTACCGCGAGGCCTACGCCCGGCTCTCGCGCATCGCCGCCGAGCTCGAGGGTGGCGAGGCCGACCTCGACCGCGTGCTGCCGCTGCTGGAAGAAGCGCGTGAGGCCTACGCCGCCTGTCAGTCACGGATCGGGGCGGTGCGCGCCGCTCTCAGCGGCGGGTGGGACCCGGCACGCGCCGCAGACGACCCCAGTGCTGCCGGCGACTCCAGTGACCCGGACGAGGACAGCGGGGAGGACTGA
- a CDS encoding flavin reductase family protein produces MSADLPEPAPSEAQASEFQPAEYQHFDLTALPNAARYKLLAASVVPRPIAWVSTVGAGGAVNLAPYSFFGLMGSDPPVVAFAPGNRVGGSPKDTALNIGSGGEFTVNLVSYALAGAMNATATDFPAGEGEPAALGIALTPGTQVGAPRVTLAPAALECREVQTVTIGNTRIVLGEVIGLTLRADALQDPAKFYVDTAALDLVGRMGGPSAYTRTRDLFHLARQSYAEWQAAGEPLAPALLEEPDAPEMA; encoded by the coding sequence ATGTCTGCCGACCTTCCCGAACCTGCTCCGTCAGAGGCCCAGGCCTCCGAGTTCCAGCCTGCCGAGTACCAGCATTTCGACCTGACCGCCCTGCCCAACGCTGCGCGGTACAAACTGCTCGCCGCGTCGGTGGTCCCGCGTCCGATCGCCTGGGTCTCGACGGTCGGGGCAGGGGGAGCCGTGAACCTCGCGCCCTATTCCTTTTTCGGTCTGATGGGCTCGGACCCGCCCGTGGTGGCCTTCGCGCCGGGCAACCGCGTAGGCGGCTCGCCCAAGGACACGGCCCTGAACATCGGCTCCGGCGGCGAATTCACGGTCAATCTGGTGAGTTACGCGCTGGCCGGCGCCATGAACGCGACCGCCACCGACTTCCCGGCCGGCGAGGGCGAGCCGGCGGCGCTGGGCATCGCCCTGACGCCCGGCACGCAGGTCGGTGCGCCGCGCGTGACCCTGGCTCCCGCCGCCCTGGAATGCCGCGAGGTCCAGACCGTGACGATCGGCAACACCCGCATCGTGCTCGGCGAGGTGATCGGCCTCACCCTGCGCGCCGACGCGCTGCAGGACCCGGCGAAGTTCTACGTGGATACCGCCGCCCTGGACCTCGTGGGCCGCATGGGTGGCCCGAGCGCCTACACGCGCACCCGTGACCTGTTTCACCTCGCCCGCCAGAGCTACGCCGAGTGGCAGGCGGCCGGTGAGCCTCTGGCCCCCGCGCTGCTGGAAGAGCCGGACGCCCCTGAAATGGCCTAG